The sequence GTGATCACGACAGGCAGCGCGCGAAGGGAGTCCGGCCCATGACCTGCGCTCCCGTGCGCCCCGTTCAGCAAAGATTGCTGATCAGCTCGGTCGCGAGTCAATCAGCGAGCCGCCGACCATCTTTCGAGCGCCAAACACTCACAGTAATCGACTCTGAGGACGTACATACCGCGACGATTCGAACGACGACCACGCCGCCCGGCACCGAGCACCACCGGCCGGACGACGCGGTCACACCTCTCGGCCGGCTACTTGGCCGGGCACTCCTTCCACGCCAGGTGGTACACCGTGCTGATGTCCCCGTCGGTCGAGTCCATCGTCATGAAGCTGACCTTGCCCGGCGACGTACTGCCCGCGGCCACCCGCAGCTCGGTGTTGATGTTGAAGTTGCGGAGGACTCCGCAGGGGGCCCACACCAGCTGGGCCCAGTCGGTGCTGTCGGTGGCCTGCCAGTCGTCGTTGTAGGGGCCGTTGAACGGGTGGGTCCTGGCCGCCGTGTTCGAGGAGCCCTGGAAGTAGTACGAGGCCTTCTGCGTGCTGGTCGCGCCCGGCTGGAGCGAGAGGAAGCCCCGGTAGTCCGCGCTGGCGACCGCGTAGGTGAAGCCCTGCGGGACGTGCACGACCAGGTTGAGCTGGCAGTTTCTACGGAAGGCGGTGGGGTCGGAGTTGCCGCCCGCCTGGGCGAGGTAGTTGCTGTAGGTGACCGTGAAGGCCGTGTTGTCCGGGGAGACGGCGACAGCGGCCGTACCCGCGGGGCAGCCCGAGCCGTTCACGGTGGCGACGTCGATGACGATCTTGTCCGGGGGCGGGTTGTCGAAGACGGGGGACGAGGAGGTCGAAGCGGGTATCGCGGTGGTGAGCAGAGCGGCCAAGGCGCCGCTCAGCAAGAGTCCACCAGCCATGGGTCTCTCCCGATTGTCGAGTGGGGGGTTCGGCCTCCGGGCCATCCGTTCAACTCGGCAGAAGCTGTGCGGAAACTGTGAAGGAGGGGGAGGCGAGGGAATCGTAGGAAGCCCCGTCCCGACCCGCGAGGGTGAACTCCGGCCATTCACATCGGGCTGTTCACACATCCCGGGGGTCTAGGGGTTCTCCCACGCCGCCGGCTCCGCCGCCAGCGCCCGGACCGGCTCCGGCAGTGCGTCCGCCGCCAGGTCGGCGACGGTCACGCCCTCCAGGACGCGGCGCACATTGGCACGCAGGGCGATCCAGAGGGGGAGGAGGGGTTGCGCGGTTCCGGTGTAGGAGAGGTCCGTCGGGCGCTCTCCGCGTACCGACACGATCGGGCCGTCCACGCCCCGGATGACGTCGGCCACCGTGATCCCGGCCGCGGGCCGGGCCAGCCGGTAGCCGCCGCCCCCGCCGCGCCGGCTGTCGACGATTCCGGCACGTCGGAGGTCGCCCAGGATGCCCTCCAGGAACTTGTGCGGAATGTCCTGTACGGCAGCGATTTCCTCGGCCTTCACCGGGCCGCCACCCTGCCGTACGGCCAGCTCCAGTACCGCCCGTACCGCGTAATCCGCCCGTGCCGAGATCCTCATGGGTCCATTGTGGGGCGTACCTCCATGGAGAATGGCCGGACCGCGCCCCCGTAAGATCGCCCGGGAGGATCCACCTTGGCGCTCAGCAGACGTACCTTCAGTGCCCTGGCCGGCTCGGCCGCGCTCGGCTTCGCCCTGGGCGGCAGCGGCGGCCCCGGCGCGTCTTCGGCGTACGCCGCGCACAGTGTGCCGACGGGCCCGGCACCCGCCCCGCCGCGCGTCGACGGGAAGCGGCACACCATCGGGTACGACCAGTACTCGCTGCTGGTCGACGACCGACGGCTGGTCGTGTGGTCCGGCGAGATGCATCCCTTCCGGCTGCCGAGCCCGTCCCTGTGGCGGGACGTGCTGCAGAAGATGCGGGCGCACGGGTACAACGCCGTGAGCATCTACGTGTCGTGGAACTACCACTCCCCCGCGCCCGGCCACTACGACTTCTCCGGCGTCCGGGACCTCGATCTGTTTCTGCGCATGGCCGCCGAGACCGGGCTGTACGTCATCCTGCGGCCCGGTCCGTACATCAACGCCGAGATCGACGGCGGCGGCTTCCCGGGCTGGCTGACGGCGACGAGGGGGACGGCCCGCACCGCCGATCCGACGTATCTGTCGCACGTCGACGAGTGGCTGACACAGGTGAACCGGATCGCCCGGCGGCATCTGTTCACCCAGGGCAAGGGCACGATCCTGCTCTACCAGATCGAGAACGAGTACGACGCCCACGTCCACGAGGCGACCGGCAGGGACTACATGTCCCACCTGTACAAGAAGGTCAGGGCGGACGGGATCGACGTACCCCTGTTCCACAACGACAAGGGCAGGAACGGCCACTGGGTCCCGGGGTCGTTCGACACCGGCGGGGAGAAGGGCGGCTGGCTGTACGGCTTCGACGGGTATCCGTCGCCGTCCCAGACACCGCCGGACTGGGGGCTCTTCGGGCACGGCGGGCCCACCGGCGGGGCCACCGCCTCGCCGCGCACGCCCGGGTTCGTGCCCGAGTTCGGGGGCGGCTGGTTCGACCCGTGGGGCGGGGCCTGGTTCGACGGCAAGGGGTACGCCGAGTCCCGGCGCACCCGGGACGCGGCCTACGAGCGCCGCTTCTACCTGACCAACCTCGCCAACGGGCTCACCCTGCACAACGTGTACATGACCTTCGGCGGGACGTCGTGGGGGTGGCTGCCCGCTCCCGTGGTCTACACGTCGTACGACTACGGTGCCGCCATCGACGAGGGCCGGAACGTCACGGCGAAGATCGCGCCGATGCACCAGCTCGGGCATCTGCTGCAGCGCGTGCCCGACTTCGCCCGCCTCGACCGGGCGGCGGAGGTGAGGGCGGAGGGCCTGAAGGTCTACCACCTGACCAACCCGGACACCGGCACCCATGTGTACGTCGCCCGCAACGACGGCACGGCCCCGGTCACCACCGACCTGCCGACGGACGCCGGGGACCTGCGGATCACCGTGCCCGCGCACGACGCCCGCATGCTGACCACCGGGCTCAGGCTCGGCAAGCGGACGCTGAAGCACTCCACCGCGCAGCCCATGCTCTGCCTGACGGCCGGGCGGCAGGACGTCGCCGTGTTCACGGGGCGCTGGGGCGAGATGGCGGAGCTGGTCCTCAAGTGCCCGCAGGAGCCCACCGTCATCCGCCTCGACCCGGAGGCCGCCTGGGCGTACGACAGCAACGAGCTGCACGTCAACGCGCCCCTCGGACCGGGCGGTCTCACCCGTGTGCTGGTCGACAAGGGCGAGAGCGACACCCCACTGCTGCTGCTCTTCGCCGACGACGCCACCGCCGTGCGGATCTTCCCGTACGACACCCCCTCCGGAACCCTGGTGGTGTACGGCCCGGCCCTGCTGCGCCACGCCGAGCTGCGCGGTTCCGAGGTGCATCTGACCGGTGACATCACCGGGACGACCAGCGTGGAGGTGTGGGGGCCGCGCGGGATCGAGAGCCTGGTGTGGAACGGCCGGAAGGTGCCGACCCGGGTCACCCTGTCCGGCAGCCTGATGACCACCGGGATGGTGCCCTCCGTGCCCGAGGTGCGGCTGCCCCGGCTGGGCGGCTGGCGGATGCGGACGGAGAACCCCGAGGCCGGGCCGAACTTCGACGACTCGTCCTGGAAGGCCGCCGACAAGACGTCGTCGTACAGCGTCACTCCGGTCCCCGAGGACCAGCCGGTGCTGTTCGCCGACGACTACGGCTTCCACTACGGGGACGTCTGGTACCGGGGGACGTTCACGGACTCCTCCGGCATCGAGGAGGTCTCGCTCGCCTACAGCACCGGCACCCAGGGCCTGTTGATGGCGTGGCTGGACGGAGAACCGCTGGGCACCCACCGGACGCCGGTGCCGGACAAGGACACCACGGCCCGCAAGGGCAGTTGGGACGCCGCCGCCGTCTTCCCGGTCGGGGAACGGCTGCGCTCGCCCGGCCGGCACGTGCTGTCGGTCCTCGTCCGGCGCATGCAGCGCGACATGGACGGCAAGTCGCTGGACACCCACAAGGTGGCCCGCGGTCTGACCGCGGCCCTCTTCAAGGGGGACACGCCCGAGGTGAGGTGGCGCATCCAGGGCGAGGCGGCGCCGGATCCGGTGCGCGGGCCGCTGAACAACGGCGGTCTGTACGGGGAGCGGAAGGGCTGGCATCTGCCCGGCTTCCGTGACCGGGACTGGAAGGCGGTGAGCTTCCCGCGCGCCGAGCGGCGGCAGGGTGTGACCTGGTACCGGACGACGTTCCGGCTGTCGGTGCCTGCCGACATCGACGCCTCGGTCGGTCTGACCCTTCAGGACGACCCGTACCGGGCCTACCGGGCGCAGATCTTCCTCAACGGCTGGAACATGGGCCAGTACATCAACAACGTCGGCCCGCAGCACACCTTCGTCCTGCCGAACGGCATCCTGCGCACCCGAGGCACCAACACCCTCGCCCTGGCGGTCCTCTCGGAGTTCACCACGCTGTCCGGGCCGGGCGAGGTCCAGCTGACCCTGCTGGGCCGGGCGTCCGGGGGAACACCGGTGGCCCCGGTGCCCTCCCCCGGCCACTGAGTCCGCTCGGGCGAGCCGGATCACGGATGACCATCGGGACCTCGAACGGGGCCGTGGATTCGGAGCGTGCGCGCGTCAATGGGCCGCACGCGGGCTTCCGTTCACCTGCCCACGGAGTCGGTCATTCCATGTTGAACAACGGTCGCCGGATTGCATGACGTGAACACAGCCGGGCGCGTACCCTTCGGACGAGCCGCACACCGGCGGTGAGAAGGGGGACCGATGACCATCGCGGGTGCGCGGCAGCGGGCGGCGCGGCTGGCCGCACAGCTGTGTCGCTCCCGTCCCGGCTCGGCGATGCGCTCCCTGGCCGCCGACCTCGCAGCCGGCGTCCACGCCCGGGGGCAGGCGGCGAGCGACGTACGGGGCTTGTGCCAGGCGCTGTGCGAGGAGATGAGCGCCCGGCGCGCCGGGCGGCCGGTGAAGCTGCGCTTCGAGCGCTTCCCGGACGAGATCGAGGTCACCGGTCTGTGCGTGGAGTTCCAGGACTTCGACCTGGTCATCGTGGAGGAGCGGGCCGCGGCCATGCAGCAACTGGTCATCCTCGGGCACGAGTTGTGGCATCTGCATGCCGGTCACCGGCACCACGACCCGGCCGGGGCCGCCGCGGCCCGCGCGCTCGCGGACGAGCCCGCGCTGCGCGACATGGCGCTGACGGTGGTCGCCCGCAACGGCTCCCGGGAGGCCGATGAGGCCGAGGCCGACGACTTCGGCCACCGCCTGGCCACGCTGCTGCGGGACCGGCTCACCGGCCCCGGGCCCGGTACCCCGCTCGACCCGGTCCAGCGCTCCCTCGGCTATCGCGGACGCGGAGGAGCCGCGCGGTGACCCTCGCCCTCGACCCCGCGGGCATCCTCAGCGAGTTCTACATCTCCTTCTGGATCCCGACCGCCGTGCTCACCGCCGCCCTGGTGATCAAGCTGCCCACGATCATCCGGCTGTGGCGGGACCCGCTGCTGCGCGCGGTCGGCGGACTGCTGCTGCTCGCCTGCGGTGTGTTCGTGTTCTGCACGCCCTCCACGATCGCCGCCGTCAACCGGCTGACCGGCGTGCCCAACATCTCGGCACCCTGGTGCTATTCGCTGATCACCGCGTTCTGCGGGTCCTGTCTGCTGCTGATCATCACCTGGCGCAACGGCCTGTCCGACCGCTCGGCCGTCACCCGCCGCGCGCTGCGCTGGGTCGTCTCGGTCTACTCCGGGGTGATCGCCGCCCTGTGGGCACTGTTCCTGCTCGCCGACGCGCCCGAGGAGCGGCTGCGGGACCTGGACACCTACTACGCCACCACCCCGTTCATGAGCGAGGAGATCCTGCTCTACCTCGTCGCGCACGCCGTGGCCGTCCTGATCACCTCCAGGCTGATCTGGAACTGGGTGCGCACCGAGGGGCTGGACGCCTGGCTGCGCTGGGGACTGAAGCTGCTCGGCGCCGGCTACGTACTGAACCTGATCTTCGACGCGTCCAAGCTGACCGCCGTCACCGCGCGCTGGTGCGGGCGGAACCTGGACTGGCTCAGCACCGATCTCGCCCCGCCGGTGGCCGCGCTGTCCGCCATCCTGATCGCGGTCGGCTTCATCCTGCCGCACGCCGGCCAGTATCTGCACGACCGCTGGCGGGTCCGGCGCGCGCACCGCGAACTGGGGCCGCTGTACCAGCTGATGCGGTCCACGAGCGGTGAGGGCGTGCCGTTCGTGCTGCGGGCCACGCCCGAGCTGCGGCTGACCCGGCGCGAGACGTTCATCCGGGACGTACTGCTGCCGCTGGCCCGGCACATCGATTCCGGCCTGGGCAGGCGCTCGTACGACGCCGCGCTCGACCTCGGCCACCCGCCGGAGCGGGCCAGGGCGCTGGCGGCCGCCGTGAGCATCCTCGACGCGATCGAGGCCCGGCGCCGCAGCCCCGAGCCGGCCGAGCCCGCCGACGGGCCCGACACCACGAGCCTGCTCCAGGAGATCGGTGCGGTGTCCCGGGCCCTGCGCCACCTTGAAGAGATCGAGGCGGTACGCACCCGTGCGGCCGCCCCAGCAGAGAGCGTGCCCGTTCATGAGTGACCGCCCCACCACCGCTGTCGTCCTCGGCGGTTCCCTCGCCGGCATGCTCACGGCCCAGGCCCTGACCTCCTTCGCCGACCGGGTCACCGTCGTCGAGCGGGACGCGCTGCCCGAGGGGCCCGAGCCGCGCCGGGGCCTGCCGCAGGCCCGGCACGTCCACCAGCTGTGGTCGGGCGGGGCACGGGCCCTGGAAGAACTGCTGCCGGGGGTGACGCGACGGCTGCGGGCGGCGGGGGCACACCGGCTGCCGGTCACCACGGACATGGTGGGCCTGTCGCCCTACGGCTGGTTCCGGCGGTGGGCCGAGTCGCACCACATGATCCTGTGCAGCCGCGACCTGCTGGACGCGACCGTGCGCGCCCAGGTCCTCGCCGACGAACGGATCGAGGTCGTCGAGCGCGCCGAGGCGCTCGGGCTCACCGGCACGGCCGCGGCGGTCGCCGGCGTCCGGATCCGCACGCACGAGGGCGCCGAGGACGTGCTCACGGCCGATCTGGTCGTCGACGCGACCGGGCGAGGCTCGCGCACGCCCCGCTGGCTGGCCGGTCTGGGGCTGCCCGCGCCGCAGCGCCGGGAGGTCGACTCCGGCATCGCGTACGCGAGCCGGCTGTACCGGGCGCCCGAGCGGGCACGCGACGGCTTCCCCGTGGTGAGCCTCCAGCCGGATCCGCGGACGGGAGAACCGGGCCGCGGCGGAGTGCTCCTGCCGGTGGAGAACGGCCGCTGGATCGTGACGCTCTACGGCTCCCGGGGTGCCGAACCCACCGCCGACGCCGATGACTTCGCGCGCTACGCCCGGGAGGAACTCCGGCACCCGGTCATCGCCGAGCTGCTCGCCGAGGCGGAACCGCTCAGCGAGGTGACGGTCACCCGGACCACCGCGAACCGGCGCCACTTCTACGAGCGCATGCCGGCGTGGCCGGAGAACTTCGTGGCCCTCGGAGACGCGGTGTGCGCGCTGAACCCGGTGTACGGCCACGGGATGTCGGTCTCGGCGCAGTCGGCGCTGGCGCTGCGGGAGGTGATCCGCCGTCAGGGCGGCCTCGGCACCCCCGGCCTGTCCCGGCACCTCCAGAAGGCGGTGGGACGGACGGTCCGGACGGCCTGGGACCTGGCGATCGGGGCGGACGTGTTCTACCCCGGCGCCACGGAGTCCGGCCCCACCCTGCGCGACCGGGTGCTGTCCGCCTACGTCGGCCGCCTGCTGTACACCGCGACGGGCAACGGCCGTATCGCCCGCAGGGTCACCGACGTGACGTCGCTGGAGCGGGGGCCGGAGGTGCTGCTGGCTCCGAGCATGCTGATCGCTGCCGCGGTGGGGCCGTTGAAGCCTGCGCTGAGCGCTCCGCCGTTGACCGTGGAGGAGCGTAAGGCTGCGGGGGGTCTGTAAGGGCGGGTGCGGGCCGGTCGGGGCTGGTCTCGCGGGCGAGCGAGACCCGCCCCGGCCCGCGCACATGCCGCTCACCCCTCGAACGCCGGCTGCGGCAGTCCCTCCCCCGCACCCGGCACCACCAGCACCGAGCCGGACAGGGGATGCGGCCGGGACAGCCCCGTGCGGGCCGTGGTGATGTACAGGTCGGTCAGGTCCGGGCCGCCGAACGCACAGGCAGTCGTCCGCGGGGTCGGCAGGTCGATGACACGGTCCAGCTCGCCGGACGGCGTGTAGCGGCGCACCGCTCCCCCGTCCCACAGGGCCACCCACACACACCCCTGCGCGTCGACCGTCAGACCGTCGGGGAAGCCGGCGCCCCGCTCGATCTCCACGAGCGTGCGTCGGTTGCGGACGCCCTCGTCGTCGTGGTCGAAGACGTCCACGCGCCGGGTCGGCGTGTCGGCGTAGTACATCAGTCGGCCGTCCGGGCTCCAGCCGGTGCCGTTGCTGACCGTGACGTCGGGGAGGACGACACGTACCTCGCCGTCGCCGCTCAGCCGGGACAGCGTGCCGCCGCCCCGCGCCTCGTCGTAGCGCATCGTGCCCGCCCACAGGGACCCGTCGGGAGCGACGGCCGCGTCGTTCGCGCGGCGGCCGGGCACCGGCTCGTGGTGCAGCCAGCGGAAGGTGCCGTCGGGGTCCAGGAGGCCGACGCCGTCGCGCAGGTTCAGCACCAGCCCGCCGCCCGCGCGGGGCTTCGCCGCGCCGACGTGCTGCTCCGTCGTACGCACCGTACGGCGGCCGGACGAGGGGTCGTAGGTGTGTACGCGCATGCCCAGGATGTCCAGCCAGAGGAGGCGCCGTGTCGCCGGGTCCCAGGCCGGGCCCTCGCCGAGGGCCGCCTCGGCCCGGACGGCGGCCTCGTACCGGCTCACCCCATGCTCCGGTGCCCGAGCCGCTCCGACAGCTCCGTCGCGCCCTTCACGGCCAGTTCCGCCAGCTCCGCCCGGCGCTCGTCGCTCCAGCGGATCATGGGGACCGAGATGGACAGGGCGGCGACCACCTGGCCGGCGCGGTCGCGTACCGGTGCCGCCACGCAGGACACGTCCGGGTTGGACTCGCGGCTCTCCACCGCGATGCCGAGCTGCCGGATCCCGGCCAGGGCCTCGCGCAGGGCGGCCGGATCGGTGATGCTGTTGGGGGTCATCGCGGTCAGCTCGGCGCCGTCCGGGATCCGCGCCGCCAGCTCCTGCTCCGGCAGCGAGGCCAGCAGCATCTTGCCGACCGAGGTGCAGTGGGCGGGCAGCCGGCGCCCCGCGGCGGAGACCATGCGCACCGCGTGCGTGGAGTCGACCTTGGCGATGTAGATGACGTCGGTGTCCTCCAGGATCGCCACATGTACCGTCTCGTCGCAGGTCTCGGCCACCGAGCGGGCCACCTGCTGTCCCTCGGCCGCGAGGTCGAGCTGCTCGGCGTAGCGGCTGCCGAGCTGGTACGGGCGTACGCCGAGCCTGTACCGTCCGGGCTGTCCCGGCAACGGCACGATGTACGAGCGTGCGGCGAGCGTGGTGACCAGCTCGTGCACGGTGGTGCGCGGCAGCTGCAGCTTGCGCACGATGTCGGGGGCGGAGAGCGTCCCGTCCCCGTCGAGGAACAGCTCCAGAATGTCGAGAGCCCGGGTCACGGCAGGCACGAGGCGTCCCACGTCCGGCCCCCTCCCTTGGGTCTAAGCGCCTATGTTCGAGATTTCAACAGGCGATCGGCATGACGAACACAGGCTAGTCACGGGGAGGTGCGCGGGCAATGGCCCGGAGCGGGCCGGGCACCATGAAGGGCATGTACGTCGACTTCCAGCTGGTGCTGCTGCGCCGCATGGCCGACCACAATCCCGGCCTGGTCGAGGACGCCCGGCGGACCCTGGGCGCCTCGATCGCCGACATGCGGGAGGCCAACAAGCGTTGGCAGGCGATGGTCCGCTCGCCCCGCGCCCGCTCCGCCGCCACCCGGTACCGCTCGGTCCTCGGCGAGCCCGAGTCCGTCGCCCCGCGCCGCCTGGGCGATGTCGACTGCGAGGCCCGCTACTGGGCCCTGCCCCTCTGGCCCGGCCTGCGCTTCGAGGTGCTGGTCGGGCCGGACGGCGGGGTCTGGAACGAGTGGCTGGTGCGCGCCCCGGGCGCCCCGGCTCCGCGACTGGAGACCCTGGAGGACCTCGCCCCCTGGTCCTGCACCGTGGACGAGGCCGCCCGCGCCTTCGCCCCGGCCCGCCCGCTGGAGGGCACGGCCCCCACACGCTGGGGGCTGGCCTTCACCGCGCCCGACCGGGAGGGCGTACGGCTGGATGTGGTCGCCGAGTTCACGTGGGGGCTGCTGCAGCGGACGGCGCTCGTCGGCCTCGCGGACTGAGGCGTCAGTCCGCGAACCCGGTCGCCCTGGCCGGCTTCTCCCACGCGGTGACGTCCTCGCGGACCTGGTCGAGGTGGGTCAGGACCGCGTTCACCGCGTCGTCGCCGAGCGGCAGCCTGAGCGGGGTGCGCTCCGCCTCCAGCGCGGCCAGGATCACGGCGGCCGCCCTGGCCGGGTCACCGGGCTGCGTACCGTCGCCGCCTTCGACGAACCCGCGGGTCCCGCTCACTCCGGCGTACACCCCGCTGTCCGCGCTGAAGCCCGCCCCGCCGCCGAACAGCGAGGTCCGGAACGCGCCCGGCTCCACGATCAGCACCTTGACGCCGAACTCCCGCGCCTCGTCCGCGAGCGCCTCGGACATGCCCTCCAGCGCGAACTTCGTGGCGCTGTACGCCCCGAAGCCCGCGAAGGACATCTGCCCGCCCACGCTGCTCATCTGCACGATCGCGCCCGAGCGCCGCTCCCGCATGTGCGGCAGCACCGCCCGCACCAGGGCCGCCGGACCGAAGACATGCAGGTCGAACAGGTCCCGCAGCTCCTGGTCCGTGGTCTCCTCGACGGCACCGACGTGCGTACGCCCCGCGTTGTTGACCAGCACGTCGATCCGCCCGTGCCGCGCCACCACGTCCCGTACGGCCTCCTCGACCGCGGCCGTGCCGGTGACGTCCAGGCGCAACGCCTCCACCTGGTCGGGATGCGCGGCCACCAGGTCGTCCAGCGCCTCGGGGCGCCGGGCCGCGCCGACCACCACGTCACCCGCGGCGACGGCCGCCCGTGTGATCTCCCGCCCGAAGCCGCTGCTCGCCCCGGTCACCAGCCATACCTTGTTCACGGCAACTCCCCGTAAGTCCTTCGGGTTCTCGTCCTGACACGAACGAGCCTGCCGCCGCGGACCGTTGCCCGTCCAAGACCCATGGTGATAACCAACGGTTATGACGATCGACGTGCACGCCCGGGACCTGCGCTACTTCGTGGCGGTCGCCGAGGAACTGCACTTCACACGCGCCGCCGAGAAGCTGTACGTGTCCCAGCCCGCGCTCAGCAAGCAGATCCGGGTGCTGGAGCGCCAGTTGGGGGCCGAGCTTCTGCGCCGCGACCGGCACGGGGTGGCGCTGACGGCCGCCGGTGAGGCGCTGCTGCCGCACGCCCGTGAGGTGCTGGCGGCGTGGGAGGCGGGCGCGGCCGCGGTGGAGGCGGCCAAGGCGGCGCAGCGCAGCACGCTCGTGGTGGGCATGAGCACCAGCCCGGGCCGGGGCGGGCTGCTGCCGGCCATCCGCTCCCGCTTCACCGCCGCGCACCCCGAGGTCACCGCCCGGCTGCGCCAAGTGGGCTGGGAGGACCCGACGGCGGGTCTGGCGGACGGCAGCGCGGACGTGGCCTTCGTGTGGCTGCCGCTGCCCGACGAGGAGCGCTACGCCTGGACGGTGCTCGCCGAGGAGCCCCGCCTGGTCGCCCTCCCGGACACGCATCCGCTCGCCGTCCACGCCGAGATCGACTTCGCGGACCTGCTCGACGAGCCGTTCCTCGCGCTGCCGCACAGCGCGGGCCCGCTGCGCGGCCACTGGCTCGCCCTGGACACCCGCGCCGGCCGGCCGCCGCGCATCGGCGCGGAGATCGCCGGGGCGGAGGAGACGTACGAGGCGCTGGTCGCCGGCCTGGGCGTCTGTCTGGTCGCCGAGGGCAACGCCCCGCTGATCACCCTGGGCGGCGTCACCACCCGCCCCGTCCGCGGCATCGGCCCCAGCCGCTACGCCCTGGCCTGGCGCCGCGAGGACGCGGGGCGGCCCCTGGTCCGGGCGTACGCCGAGGCCTGCCGGGCCACGGTCGAAGGTCAGGACACTCCCGGGCGGGGCCGGTCAGCCATGTCCTGTTCATAACCCCCTCATTATCGAATTGGTGTGCAAAGAGTGCGTTGATCCCGGCCTGTGCGCGAGGGAGGGTTGGCGTCGTTCACCCCGGAACCCCACCGCCGCCCGAAACGGATCGGGCCGGCCGGTCACATCCGTCCGCCCCGATCCGTCATGGCAGTGGGCCACCACCGAGACGCAGATGATGACGACGGAGGAAACACGATGCATTCCCGCCTGCCCAACCCGCTGGACCTGGTTCCCGAACTGCGCGACCTGACGAAGGCGTTGTTCCAGACCACCGCCAACGGCTCCGTGCCGCAGACCACGATCGGCCTGATGCAACTCCGGGCCGGCCAGATCGTCGGCAACACCTATCTGACCGTCCTGCACACCGGCGGCCTGCGCAGAGCCGGGGAGTCGGAGGAGCGGATCACCGCGGTGGCCTCCTGGCAGGACGCGCCGTACTTCACCGAGGCCG is a genomic window of Streptomyces griseochromogenes containing:
- a CDS encoding DUF4360 domain-containing protein; translation: MAGGLLLSGALAALLTTAIPASTSSSPVFDNPPPDKIVIDVATVNGSGCPAGTAAVAVSPDNTAFTVTYSNYLAQAGGNSDPTAFRRNCQLNLVVHVPQGFTYAVASADYRGFLSLQPGATSTQKASYYFQGSSNTAARTHPFNGPYNDDWQATDSTDWAQLVWAPCGVLRNFNINTELRVAAGSTSPGKVSFMTMDSTDGDISTVYHLAWKECPAK
- a CDS encoding RrF2 family transcriptional regulator is translated as MRISARADYAVRAVLELAVRQGGGPVKAEEIAAVQDIPHKFLEGILGDLRRAGIVDSRRGGGGGYRLARPAAGITVADVIRGVDGPIVSVRGERPTDLSYTGTAQPLLPLWIALRANVRRVLEGVTVADLAADALPEPVRALAAEPAAWENP
- a CDS encoding beta-galactosidase, with the protein product MALSRRTFSALAGSAALGFALGGSGGPGASSAYAAHSVPTGPAPAPPRVDGKRHTIGYDQYSLLVDDRRLVVWSGEMHPFRLPSPSLWRDVLQKMRAHGYNAVSIYVSWNYHSPAPGHYDFSGVRDLDLFLRMAAETGLYVILRPGPYINAEIDGGGFPGWLTATRGTARTADPTYLSHVDEWLTQVNRIARRHLFTQGKGTILLYQIENEYDAHVHEATGRDYMSHLYKKVRADGIDVPLFHNDKGRNGHWVPGSFDTGGEKGGWLYGFDGYPSPSQTPPDWGLFGHGGPTGGATASPRTPGFVPEFGGGWFDPWGGAWFDGKGYAESRRTRDAAYERRFYLTNLANGLTLHNVYMTFGGTSWGWLPAPVVYTSYDYGAAIDEGRNVTAKIAPMHQLGHLLQRVPDFARLDRAAEVRAEGLKVYHLTNPDTGTHVYVARNDGTAPVTTDLPTDAGDLRITVPAHDARMLTTGLRLGKRTLKHSTAQPMLCLTAGRQDVAVFTGRWGEMAELVLKCPQEPTVIRLDPEAAWAYDSNELHVNAPLGPGGLTRVLVDKGESDTPLLLLFADDATAVRIFPYDTPSGTLVVYGPALLRHAELRGSEVHLTGDITGTTSVEVWGPRGIESLVWNGRKVPTRVTLSGSLMTTGMVPSVPEVRLPRLGGWRMRTENPEAGPNFDDSSWKAADKTSSYSVTPVPEDQPVLFADDYGFHYGDVWYRGTFTDSSGIEEVSLAYSTGTQGLLMAWLDGEPLGTHRTPVPDKDTTARKGSWDAAAVFPVGERLRSPGRHVLSVLVRRMQRDMDGKSLDTHKVARGLTAALFKGDTPEVRWRIQGEAAPDPVRGPLNNGGLYGERKGWHLPGFRDRDWKAVSFPRAERRQGVTWYRTTFRLSVPADIDASVGLTLQDDPYRAYRAQIFLNGWNMGQYINNVGPQHTFVLPNGILRTRGTNTLALAVLSEFTTLSGPGEVQLTLLGRASGGTPVAPVPSPGH
- a CDS encoding toxin-antitoxin system, toxin component family protein, whose protein sequence is MTIAGARQRAARLAAQLCRSRPGSAMRSLAADLAAGVHARGQAASDVRGLCQALCEEMSARRAGRPVKLRFERFPDEIEVTGLCVEFQDFDLVIVEERAAAMQQLVILGHELWHLHAGHRHHDPAGAAAARALADEPALRDMALTVVARNGSREADEAEADDFGHRLATLLRDRLTGPGPGTPLDPVQRSLGYRGRGGAAR
- a CDS encoding MAB_1171c family putative transporter yields the protein MTLALDPAGILSEFYISFWIPTAVLTAALVIKLPTIIRLWRDPLLRAVGGLLLLACGVFVFCTPSTIAAVNRLTGVPNISAPWCYSLITAFCGSCLLLIITWRNGLSDRSAVTRRALRWVVSVYSGVIAALWALFLLADAPEERLRDLDTYYATTPFMSEEILLYLVAHAVAVLITSRLIWNWVRTEGLDAWLRWGLKLLGAGYVLNLIFDASKLTAVTARWCGRNLDWLSTDLAPPVAALSAILIAVGFILPHAGQYLHDRWRVRRAHRELGPLYQLMRSTSGEGVPFVLRATPELRLTRRETFIRDVLLPLARHIDSGLGRRSYDAALDLGHPPERARALAAAVSILDAIEARRRSPEPAEPADGPDTTSLLQEIGAVSRALRHLEEIEAVRTRAAAPAESVPVHE
- a CDS encoding FAD-dependent oxidoreductase: MSDRPTTAVVLGGSLAGMLTAQALTSFADRVTVVERDALPEGPEPRRGLPQARHVHQLWSGGARALEELLPGVTRRLRAAGAHRLPVTTDMVGLSPYGWFRRWAESHHMILCSRDLLDATVRAQVLADERIEVVERAEALGLTGTAAAVAGVRIRTHEGAEDVLTADLVVDATGRGSRTPRWLAGLGLPAPQRREVDSGIAYASRLYRAPERARDGFPVVSLQPDPRTGEPGRGGVLLPVENGRWIVTLYGSRGAEPTADADDFARYAREELRHPVIAELLAEAEPLSEVTVTRTTANRRHFYERMPAWPENFVALGDAVCALNPVYGHGMSVSAQSALALREVIRRQGGLGTPGLSRHLQKAVGRTVRTAWDLAIGADVFYPGATESGPTLRDRVLSAYVGRLLYTATGNGRIARRVTDVTSLERGPEVLLAPSMLIAAAVGPLKPALSAPPLTVEERKAAGGL
- a CDS encoding SMP-30/gluconolactonase/LRE family protein; amino-acid sequence: MSRYEAAVRAEAALGEGPAWDPATRRLLWLDILGMRVHTYDPSSGRRTVRTTEQHVGAAKPRAGGGLVLNLRDGVGLLDPDGTFRWLHHEPVPGRRANDAAVAPDGSLWAGTMRYDEARGGGTLSRLSGDGEVRVVLPDVTVSNGTGWSPDGRLMYYADTPTRRVDVFDHDDEGVRNRRTLVEIERGAGFPDGLTVDAQGCVWVALWDGGAVRRYTPSGELDRVIDLPTPRTTACAFGGPDLTDLYITTARTGLSRPHPLSGSVLVVPGAGEGLPQPAFEG